Proteins encoded together in one Kutzneria kofuensis window:
- a CDS encoding serine/threonine-protein kinase, with translation MTLPEVPGYELGQQLGQGGMGTVYAARSTSDGSEWAVKVVPASRGVRLRAEADRVDHPGVVPVVAHGSHDGVVWFAMPLVHGSDLRERVPLPPAEAADVLGQVAAAVTAVHDAGLVHRDIKPANVLLDGSHALVTDFGIAAPLPDAGTESADLSWTSTDEPDMTGTLAYMPPEQWRGDPPTVRGDVYALGATLFTAITGRLPYEQRSLPELAYAVTAEPPPRTGGPFDGVIAVAMAKDPADRYPSAAAFADAVRRAAAGEKIRVPRSPNRRLLAAAGLLVLLVLAAALLWWPRDSDAQVVTRLVCAQDNHMSLRDSPAGKVQRHLQHGDRVVIDRSRDQGAWSFVHTDNGDSGWVLNQYLGDSC, from the coding sequence GTGACGTTGCCGGAGGTGCCCGGCTACGAGCTGGGGCAGCAGCTCGGCCAAGGCGGCATGGGCACGGTGTACGCGGCCCGCAGCACGTCGGACGGCTCGGAGTGGGCGGTCAAGGTCGTGCCCGCGAGCCGGGGCGTGCGCCTTCGGGCGGAGGCCGACCGCGTGGACCATCCCGGCGTCGTCCCCGTCGTCGCGCACGGGTCGCACGACGGCGTCGTCTGGTTCGCGATGCCGCTCGTCCACGGCTCCGACCTGCGCGAGCGGGTGCCGCTGCCGCCGGCCGAGGCGGCTGACGTGCTGGGCCAGGTCGCCGCCGCGGTGACCGCGGTGCACGACGCCGGCCTCGTGCACCGGGACATCAAGCCCGCCAACGTGTTGCTCGACGGCTCGCACGCGCTGGTCACCGACTTCGGCATCGCCGCGCCGCTGCCGGACGCCGGCACCGAGTCCGCCGACCTGAGCTGGACCTCCACCGACGAGCCGGACATGACCGGCACCCTCGCGTACATGCCGCCCGAGCAGTGGCGGGGAGACCCGCCGACGGTCCGGGGCGACGTCTACGCCCTCGGCGCCACCCTCTTCACGGCGATCACCGGGCGGTTGCCGTACGAACAGCGGTCCCTGCCCGAACTCGCCTACGCCGTCACCGCCGAACCACCGCCCCGCACCGGCGGGCCGTTCGACGGCGTCATCGCCGTCGCCATGGCCAAGGACCCGGCGGACCGCTACCCGTCCGCCGCGGCCTTCGCCGACGCCGTGCGGCGGGCCGCCGCGGGCGAGAAGATCCGGGTACCCAGATCGCCGAACCGGCGGCTGCTGGCCGCTGCCGGCCTTCTCGTGCTCCTCGTGCTGGCAGCCGCTTTGCTGTGGTGGCCGCGAGATTCCGACGCACAGGTCGTCACCCGCCTGGTCTGCGCCCAGGACAACCACATGTCCCTCCGCGACAGTCCGGCCGGCAAGGTCCAGCGCCACCTCCAGCACGGCGACCGGGTGGTCATCGACCGCAGCCGCGACCAGGGCGCCTGGTCCTTCGTGCACACCGACAACGGCGACTCCGGGTGGGTGCTCAACCAGTACCTCGGAGACTCCTGCTGA
- a CDS encoding SH3 domain-containing protein, giving the protein MVRRIGVVLAVLGLAAVGTAGAAQAAPTVKVVCGVQNVYLRTEPVGPVIDNLPAGSHFVVYEVTPGGWAHGTSYYDNVSGYVPNQYLCAE; this is encoded by the coding sequence GTGGTGAGGCGCATCGGTGTGGTTCTGGCCGTGCTCGGGCTCGCGGCGGTGGGCACGGCCGGGGCGGCGCAGGCGGCCCCGACCGTCAAGGTCGTGTGCGGAGTGCAGAACGTGTACCTGCGGACCGAGCCGGTCGGCCCGGTGATCGACAACCTGCCGGCGGGCTCGCACTTCGTCGTGTACGAGGTGACGCCGGGCGGCTGGGCCCACGGCACCTCCTACTACGACAACGTGAGCGGGTACGTGCCCAACCAGTACCTGTGCGCCGAATGA